Proteins encoded together in one Acidimicrobiales bacterium window:
- a CDS encoding trypsin-like peptidase domain-containing protein produces MSQYEGWSGSTTTSEWPPPPYPWGPPTAPDPGAAAPPPSAPPPSRSRWHRGRGFLAGIVVGALVGGVAAAGVVAVTDDDPVTTTTATPAATSVLTHEGSVQEVLAAVEPAVVSVQSTAFQGGGFFGNEPQQGAGSGVVISADGVIVTNAHVVAGADSIEVTFSDGTTRDASLLGADPAHDLAVLDVDATGLHAATLGDSDDLAVGDDVVAIGNALALTGGPTVTTGIVSALDREITTQRADGNGSVTLGNLIQTDAAINPGNSGGPLVDSQGRVVGINTAVAGGAQNIGFSIAISTARPVIDELRQGRAPSSARLGIEVTDLTPDVARQLGVDIDEGAVVGAVAPGSAAEDAGLRSGDVIVAFDGEPIASAEELVAAVGDHQPGDEVDVEVAREDGPETLAVTLGRSTS; encoded by the coding sequence ATGAGCCAGTACGAGGGGTGGTCCGGCTCGACGACCACCAGCGAGTGGCCGCCTCCGCCCTACCCGTGGGGCCCCCCGACCGCTCCCGACCCCGGTGCCGCCGCACCTCCCCCCTCCGCGCCTCCCCCGTCGCGGTCGCGGTGGCATCGGGGACGGGGGTTCCTCGCCGGCATCGTCGTCGGGGCCCTCGTCGGCGGCGTGGCGGCCGCCGGCGTGGTCGCCGTCACCGACGACGACCCGGTCACCACCACCACGGCGACGCCGGCGGCCACGTCCGTCCTCACCCACGAGGGCTCGGTCCAGGAGGTGCTGGCCGCCGTCGAGCCGGCCGTCGTGTCCGTGCAGAGCACGGCGTTCCAGGGCGGCGGGTTCTTCGGCAACGAGCCCCAGCAGGGCGCCGGGTCCGGCGTGGTCATCTCGGCCGACGGCGTCATCGTCACCAACGCCCACGTGGTCGCCGGGGCCGACAGCATCGAGGTGACGTTCTCCGACGGCACCACCCGCGACGCGTCGCTCCTCGGCGCCGACCCGGCCCACGACCTCGCCGTGCTCGACGTGGACGCCACCGGCCTGCACGCCGCCACCCTCGGCGACTCCGACGACCTCGCCGTCGGCGACGACGTGGTCGCCATCGGCAACGCCCTCGCGCTCACCGGCGGGCCGACGGTGACGACCGGCATCGTGTCCGCCCTCGACCGCGAGATCACCACCCAGCGGGCCGACGGCAACGGCAGCGTCACCCTCGGCAACCTGATCCAGACCGACGCCGCCATCAACCCCGGCAACTCGGGCGGCCCCCTGGTCGACAGCCAGGGCCGGGTCGTCGGCATCAACACGGCCGTGGCCGGCGGCGCCCAGAACATCGGCTTCTCGATCGCCATCTCGACGGCCCGCCCGGTCATCGACGAGCTCCGCCAGGGCCGGGCCCCGTCGTCCGCCCGCCTCGGCATCGAGGTCACCGACCTGACCCCCGACGTCGCCCGCCAGCTCGGCGTGGACATCGACGAGGGCGCGGTCGTCGGCGCCGTCGCCCCCGGCTCGGCCGCCGAGGACGCCGGCCTGCGCTCGGGCGACGTGATCGTGGCCTTCGACGGCGAGCCCATCGCCAGCGCCGAGGAGCTGGTCGCCGCCGTCGGCGACCACCAGCCGGGCGACGAGGTGGACGTCGAGGTCGCCCGGGAGGACGGGCCCGAGACGCTCGCGGTCACATTGGGTCGCTCCACGAGCTAG
- a CDS encoding RNA polymerase sigma factor: MEGRPLDDAQLVERARHGDIEAYEELVQRHSSIAHRTAVLFAGSAEADDATQEAFVKAYRALGRFRAGSDFRPWLLRIVANEAKNRRRSAVRRSGLALRAATRRPSGDAAPSPEEAALLGERRRGLLDAVGRLPDKDRAVVTCRYLLDLSEAETAEVLGWPRGSVKSRLSRALDRLRMDLGATARPAGEPPGSPGRSDPSGPAGPSGPEAVTRRA, encoded by the coding sequence GTGGAGGGCCGACCACTGGACGACGCCCAACTCGTCGAGCGTGCACGGCACGGTGACATCGAGGCGTACGAGGAGCTCGTGCAGCGGCATTCGTCCATCGCGCACCGAACCGCGGTCCTGTTCGCAGGGTCGGCGGAGGCCGACGACGCCACCCAGGAGGCGTTCGTCAAGGCCTACCGGGCGCTCGGTCGGTTCCGGGCGGGGTCCGACTTCCGGCCGTGGCTGTTGCGCATCGTGGCCAACGAGGCCAAGAACCGCCGGCGTTCTGCGGTGCGGCGGTCCGGCCTGGCCCTGCGCGCCGCCACCCGCCGCCCCTCGGGGGATGCGGCCCCATCCCCCGAGGAGGCGGCTCTCCTCGGCGAGCGCCGCCGCGGGCTCCTCGACGCCGTCGGCCGGCTCCCCGACAAGGACCGGGCCGTCGTGACGTGCCGCTACCTGCTCGACCTGTCCGAGGCGGAGACGGCCGAGGTGCTCGGCTGGCCGAGGGGGTCGGTCAAGTCGCGGCTGTCCCGCGCCCTCGACCGGCTGCGCATGGACCTCGGCGCCACCGCCCGTCCGGCGGGCGAGCCGCCCGGGTCGCCCGGCCGGTCCGACCCGTCCGGCCCCGCCGGGCCGTCCGGTCCCGAGGCGGTGACCCGCCGTGCCTGA